A region from the Acidimicrobiales bacterium genome encodes:
- the rapZ gene encoding RNase adapter RapZ yields the protein MSELVVIAGMSGAGRTVAADNLEDLGWFVMDNLPPALIPKVAELADGSSSAGDRLALVVGSGRYHEEMAPLVSLLRSKFNRVQLIFLDASTEVLIRRYESSRRVHPFGSPGAGTLVEVIEAERVALEPLRAGADLVLDTSDLNVHQLRERMVDAFSDGGAGHTMHTTVTSFGYKHGLPLDVDMVIDCRFLPNPHWVDELRPLTGLDQAVSEYVLEQSVTGAFLSRLERLLALILPFYVQEGKSYLTIAFGCTGGRHRSVAIAEQMATVLEQLGHAPAVVHRDVGK from the coding sequence GTGAGCGAACTGGTGGTGATCGCCGGGATGTCGGGCGCGGGACGCACCGTGGCCGCCGACAATCTCGAGGACCTCGGCTGGTTCGTCATGGACAACCTGCCGCCGGCGCTGATTCCGAAGGTGGCGGAGCTGGCCGACGGTTCGTCGAGTGCCGGCGACCGACTCGCCCTCGTGGTCGGCTCCGGTCGCTACCACGAGGAGATGGCGCCACTCGTGTCGCTCCTTCGGTCGAAGTTCAACCGGGTGCAGCTGATCTTTCTCGACGCATCCACCGAGGTGTTGATCCGCCGCTACGAGTCGAGTCGACGGGTCCATCCTTTCGGCAGCCCGGGAGCGGGCACACTGGTCGAGGTGATCGAGGCCGAGCGTGTGGCCCTCGAACCCCTGCGGGCCGGCGCCGACCTGGTGCTCGACACCTCTGATCTGAACGTGCACCAGCTTCGCGAGCGGATGGTCGATGCGTTCAGTGACGGTGGCGCCGGCCACACGATGCACACGACGGTCACGTCGTTCGGCTACAAGCACGGACTGCCGCTCGACGTCGACATGGTCATCGACTGCCGCTTCCTGCCCAACCCGCACTGGGTCGACGAGCTGCGTCCGCTCACCGGGCTCGACCAGGCGGTGTCCGAATACGTGCTCGAACAGTCGGTGACCGGCGCGTTCCTGTCGCGTCTCGAGCGCCTGCTCGCGCTGATCCTGCCCTTCTACGTGCAGGAGGGAAAGTCCTACCTGACGATCGCCTTCGGTTGCACCGGCGGACGGCACCGCTCCGTGGCCATCGCCGAACAGATGGCGACCGTGCTCGAACAGCTCGGACACGCGCCGGCCGTCGTCCACCGGGACGTGGGCAAGTGA
- a CDS encoding YvcK family protein codes for MSGPKVVAIGGGHGLAMSLEAMRDVAEDLTAVVSVADDGGSSGRLRRELGIMAPGDMRRCLAALTPPGLVRDAIDHRFASGALTGHSAGNLLLAALIENAEDPVAAMDAAVAMVGARGRILPACHSRIDLLAETGRGVVRGQVAVSRSGDIRRLYTSPADPPVPLEVEAAIAGADVILVGPGSLYTSVLAAAVPGVRRAIDAADGLVVYIANLGPESGETDSYTLADHVEVVRSHGIEPDVVLADTGCAVDTHIRDVVVTRPLCVAGSLTHAPELVASAVSDLLSGVRA; via the coding sequence GTGAGCGGTCCGAAGGTCGTCGCAATCGGTGGCGGGCACGGTCTGGCGATGTCGCTCGAGGCCATGCGTGACGTAGCCGAGGACCTCACGGCGGTGGTGTCGGTGGCCGACGACGGGGGCTCCAGCGGCCGGCTCCGTCGAGAACTCGGCATCATGGCCCCCGGCGACATGCGCCGTTGTCTCGCCGCGCTCACCCCACCGGGGCTGGTGCGCGACGCCATCGACCATCGTTTCGCTTCGGGGGCGCTCACCGGCCACTCCGCCGGCAACCTGCTCCTTGCCGCGCTGATCGAGAACGCGGAAGACCCGGTCGCGGCAATGGACGCCGCGGTCGCGATGGTGGGCGCTCGCGGGCGGATCCTGCCGGCCTGCCACTCACGGATCGACCTGCTGGCCGAGACCGGTCGCGGCGTCGTGCGCGGCCAGGTGGCCGTGTCCCGCTCCGGCGACATCCGTCGTCTCTACACCTCGCCGGCCGATCCACCGGTGCCGCTCGAGGTCGAGGCGGCCATCGCCGGCGCCGACGTGATCCTCGTCGGGCCGGGTTCGCTCTACACCTCGGTGCTGGCCGCCGCGGTGCCCGGTGTGCGGCGGGCAATCGACGCCGCCGATGGGTTGGTGGTCTACATCGCCAACCTGGGGCCCGAGTCGGGCGAGACCGACAGCTACACGCTGGCCGATCATGTCGAGGTGGTGCGGTCCCACGGGATCGAACCCGATGTCGTCCTCGCCGACACGGGCTGTGCGGTCGACACCCACATCCGTGACGTGGTCGTCACCCGTCCGCTGTGCGTGGCCGGAAGCCTCACCCACGCACCCGAACTCGTGGCGTCGGCGGTGTCGGACTTGCTCAGTGGCGTTCGCGCCTAG
- a CDS encoding YncE family protein yields the protein MNDEAHGNPSDATPDSVLRPFEPPAQAPLPPVEPSRVVPPPPVIPAPPVDADDEPEVAADAFLAADQSPAADAFFADHDSDTSSPGPDPEPPAADSKADELLTEPAEVAVPVAEAEAASPTVTLPKTVFLVGLGALLAVIAVLAVLWQSSADDDPATVSADDVTSDGDSADTVDESPDTTVDLAPVDDPDTVPLADLDAAEADLDAVSADLATATAEVASLQSTVETLEARPPAPLPGSSLRRIVIGSDAKYISTLPTSVAVVGAFGGVSLIDPETNRVVANANIANTATRVLRTSTSVWLTDYADSLLIRVDPVTNAVAAFYPFPGPDGIEKDGDSLVVASFDQSFVARVDPNDGTIVQRVDVGGKPTDILSHPDHGLWVALFDTGEIVQIDPTSFEVVARVTVGQGPVGLAAGPAAIWVTNNEEGTVAKVDPATGEVLLTTPVGNGPTDAVVANGSVWITVTDDGALAQVAAVDGTVESITPLGGASAGGGPTGIAATEGSLWIAMQGEQSVVRVGLP from the coding sequence ATGAACGACGAAGCTCACGGGAACCCGTCGGACGCCACCCCCGACAGCGTGCTGCGTCCGTTCGAGCCGCCCGCTCAGGCGCCGCTTCCCCCGGTCGAACCGTCCCGCGTCGTACCGCCCCCGCCCGTGATCCCCGCGCCGCCCGTGGATGCCGACGACGAGCCCGAGGTCGCCGCCGACGCATTCCTGGCCGCCGACCAGTCGCCCGCGGCCGACGCCTTCTTCGCCGACCACGACAGCGACACGTCATCGCCCGGCCCCGACCCCGAACCGCCCGCCGCTGACTCGAAAGCAGATGAGCTCCTGACCGAGCCCGCCGAGGTCGCCGTCCCCGTTGCCGAGGCCGAAGCGGCCTCGCCGACCGTCACGCTGCCGAAGACGGTGTTCCTCGTCGGGTTGGGCGCCCTGCTCGCGGTCATCGCGGTGTTGGCCGTGCTGTGGCAATCGAGCGCCGACGACGATCCTGCGACCGTCTCGGCCGACGATGTCACGAGTGATGGCGACTCTGCCGACACAGTGGACGAGTCGCCCGACACCACGGTCGACCTTGCGCCCGTCGATGACCCCGACACCGTGCCGTTGGCCGATCTCGACGCCGCCGAGGCCGATCTCGACGCGGTGTCCGCCGACCTGGCCACCGCCACTGCCGAGGTCGCCAGTCTCCAGTCGACGGTGGAGACGCTCGAGGCCCGACCGCCGGCGCCGCTGCCCGGCTCGTCCCTCCGGCGCATCGTCATCGGCTCGGACGCCAAGTACATCAGCACGCTGCCCACGTCCGTGGCCGTCGTCGGTGCGTTCGGCGGCGTCTCGCTCATCGATCCCGAGACGAACCGCGTCGTCGCGAATGCCAACATCGCCAACACCGCCACGCGGGTCCTGCGAACCTCCACGTCGGTCTGGCTCACCGACTACGCCGACAGTCTGCTGATCCGCGTCGATCCGGTCACGAACGCGGTGGCCGCGTTCTACCCGTTCCCCGGCCCCGACGGCATCGAGAAGGACGGCGACTCGCTCGTGGTCGCGTCGTTCGACCAGAGCTTCGTTGCCCGAGTCGACCCCAACGATGGCACGATCGTCCAGCGGGTCGACGTGGGCGGGAAGCCCACCGACATTCTGTCGCACCCCGATCACGGCCTGTGGGTCGCCCTGTTCGACACCGGCGAGATCGTGCAGATCGATCCGACGTCGTTCGAGGTCGTCGCCCGGGTCACCGTCGGTCAGGGGCCGGTCGGGCTGGCCGCCGGGCCCGCGGCGATCTGGGTCACCAACAACGAAGAGGGCACAGTGGCCAAGGTCGATCCGGCGACGGGTGAGGTCCTCCTCACCACACCGGTCGGCAACGGGCCGACCGATGCCGTGGTGGCCAACGGCTCCGTGTGGATCACGGTCACCGACGACGGCGCGCTCGCCCAGGTCGCCGCCGTCGACGGCACGGTCGAGAGCATCACGCCGCTCGGCGGCGCCAGTGCCGGCGGCGGGCCCACCGGTATCGCCGCAACCGAAGGATCGCTCTGGATCGCGATGCAGGGCGAACAGTCGGTCGTGCGGGTCGGCCTTCCCTGA
- the uvrC gene encoding excinuclease ABC subunit UvrC — protein sequence MVQRPPAGSIPDTPGSYQFKDADGRVIYVGKAKNLRARLSNYFQNPANLHTRTRQMVETADSVEWIQVANEVEALMLEFSLIQRHKPRFNVRYIDDKSYPFLCLTTVDEWPRAMVMRGKRKKGNRYFGPYGQAYAIRDTLDLLLRTFPIRTCTDNKFRHHEKLGKPCLLFHIEKCAGPCVGEVSKDDYDGMVADLASFLEGDTDEIIAKLEAQMQTASAELEFEFAAHLRDRLSAVRKAVEKQQMVFNRNEDVDVIGLHDDDLEAAVQVFYVRKGRVMGRRGFVVDKTEELDRPELVSRVLERLYFEDNPVGSPKEVLVPDLPSDPALYEEWLTAARESRVQIRVPQRGDKRALQATVTQNAQESFNRHRLKRTNDHNSRARALRELQDHLDLPVAPLRIECYDMSHIQGTDYVGSMVVMEDGLPKKSDYRRFKIQTVDGNDDFAAMEEVLTRRFTAYLKDREIPVEEREGRFSYPPQLLVVDGGKGQLSVATRVLDTLGLRDEIPVVSLAKQFEEVFVPGRSDSIRLPRQSEALYLLQRIRDESHRFAITFHRQLRDKRMTKSALDGIEGLGPARKKRLTKELGGVNAVKNAALDDLKNLSWLPDEVAENVFRSLHRETTRNRRPPPAAGAD from the coding sequence ATGGTCCAACGTCCGCCGGCGGGTTCGATTCCCGACACGCCCGGCTCCTACCAGTTCAAGGACGCCGACGGTCGGGTGATCTATGTCGGCAAGGCGAAGAACCTGCGCGCCCGCCTGTCGAACTACTTCCAGAACCCGGCGAACCTCCACACCCGCACCCGCCAGATGGTCGAAACGGCCGACTCGGTCGAGTGGATCCAGGTGGCCAACGAGGTCGAGGCGCTGATGCTCGAGTTCTCGTTGATACAGCGTCACAAGCCGCGCTTCAACGTGCGCTACATCGACGACAAGTCGTATCCCTTCCTGTGTCTCACGACGGTCGACGAGTGGCCCCGGGCGATGGTGATGCGGGGCAAGCGCAAGAAGGGCAACCGCTATTTCGGTCCCTACGGGCAGGCCTACGCCATCCGCGACACGCTCGACCTGCTGTTGCGCACCTTTCCGATCCGGACGTGCACCGACAACAAGTTCCGCCATCACGAGAAGCTCGGCAAACCCTGTCTGCTCTTCCACATCGAGAAGTGCGCCGGCCCCTGCGTCGGCGAGGTGTCCAAGGACGACTACGACGGCATGGTCGCCGACCTCGCCTCGTTCCTCGAGGGCGACACCGACGAGATCATCGCCAAGCTCGAAGCCCAGATGCAGACCGCGTCGGCCGAGCTCGAGTTCGAGTTCGCCGCCCACCTCCGCGACCGGCTCTCCGCCGTGCGCAAGGCGGTCGAGAAGCAGCAGATGGTCTTCAACCGCAACGAGGACGTCGATGTGATCGGGCTGCACGACGACGATCTCGAGGCCGCCGTGCAGGTCTTCTACGTCCGCAAGGGCCGCGTGATGGGTCGCCGCGGGTTCGTGGTCGACAAGACGGAGGAACTCGACCGGCCCGAGCTGGTGAGCCGGGTGCTCGAGCGTCTCTACTTCGAGGACAACCCGGTCGGTTCGCCGAAGGAAGTGCTGGTGCCGGATCTGCCCAGCGACCCAGCGCTCTACGAGGAATGGCTCACGGCCGCTCGTGAGTCGCGCGTGCAGATCCGGGTGCCGCAGAGGGGCGACAAGCGGGCGCTCCAGGCCACCGTCACCCAGAACGCGCAGGAGTCGTTCAACCGCCATCGGCTCAAGCGCACCAACGACCACAACAGCCGGGCCCGAGCGTTGCGCGAGCTGCAGGACCACCTGGACCTGCCGGTCGCGCCGCTGCGCATCGAGTGCTACGACATGAGCCACATCCAGGGCACCGACTATGTGGGCTCGATGGTGGTCATGGAGGATGGGCTCCCGAAGAAGTCCGACTATCGCCGGTTCAAGATCCAGACCGTGGACGGCAACGACGACTTCGCGGCCATGGAGGAAGTACTCACCCGCCGGTTCACGGCGTATCTGAAGGATCGTGAGATCCCGGTGGAGGAGCGCGAGGGCCGCTTCTCGTACCCGCCGCAGTTGTTGGTGGTCGACGGCGGCAAGGGCCAGCTCAGCGTGGCCACCCGGGTGCTGGACACCCTCGGGCTCCGCGACGAGATCCCGGTGGTGTCGTTGGCGAAACAGTTCGAGGAGGTGTTCGTCCCGGGTCGGAGCGACTCGATCCGGCTGCCCCGCCAGTCCGAGGCGCTCTACCTCCTCCAGCGCATTCGGGACGAGAGCCACCGCTTCGCCATCACGTTTCATCGTCAACTGCGTGACAAGCGCATGACGAAATCGGCCCTCGACGGCATCGAGGGTCTCGGTCCGGCCCGCAAGAAGCGGCTCACCAAGGAACTCGGTGGGGTCAATGCGGTCAAGAACGCTGCGCTGGATGACCTCAAGAACCTGTCCTGGTTGCCCGACGAGGTAGCGGAGAACGTTTTTCGCAGTCTCCACCGTGAGACGACGAGAAATCGACGTCCACCACCCGCAGCGGGCGCCGACTAG
- a CDS encoding class I SAM-dependent methyltransferase, with translation MTEPKWDEHADWWQREFTDGVDPEYVEQIIPLAREHLAGFGRVLDVGTGEGQIARALAADGAEVVGLDPTTSQIRMAIDRSGGPAYSLAGADGLPIRDASVDAVVVCLVFEHVDGLDEALAEVARVLRPGGRFVLFLNHPLLQTPDSGMIVDHMIEPPETYWRIGAYLREAVTVEEVQKGVFVRFVHRPLSRYVNGMLRAGIDLVEMVEPAPPPGFLAKAPEYEEDVVVTTPRLLCLVGDRRADATLRSVTT, from the coding sequence ATGACCGAACCGAAGTGGGACGAGCACGCCGACTGGTGGCAGCGGGAGTTCACTGACGGGGTCGACCCCGAGTACGTGGAACAGATCATCCCGCTCGCAAGGGAGCACCTCGCCGGCTTCGGCCGGGTGCTCGACGTGGGCACCGGTGAAGGCCAGATCGCCCGCGCCCTCGCGGCGGACGGCGCCGAGGTCGTCGGCCTCGACCCGACCACATCGCAGATCCGGATGGCGATCGACCGCAGTGGGGGACCGGCGTACTCCCTGGCCGGTGCCGATGGCTTGCCGATCCGCGACGCGAGCGTCGACGCGGTCGTGGTGTGTCTCGTCTTCGAACACGTCGACGGTCTCGACGAGGCGCTCGCCGAGGTCGCCCGTGTGCTGCGTCCCGGAGGTCGCTTCGTGCTGTTCCTCAACCACCCGCTTCTCCAGACTCCCGACAGCGGGATGATCGTCGATCACATGATCGAGCCGCCGGAGACCTACTGGCGTATCGGCGCCTACCTTCGCGAGGCGGTCACCGTCGAAGAGGTCCAGAAGGGCGTGTTCGTGCGCTTCGTCCATCGGCCGCTCAGCCGCTATGTCAACGGCATGCTGCGGGCCGGCATCGATCTCGTCGAGATGGTCGAGCCCGCGCCGCCACCGGGCTTCCTGGCCAAGGCGCCCGAGTACGAGGAGGACGTGGTGGTGACCACGCCGCGCCTTCTGTGCCTGGTGGGCGATCGGCGCGCCGACGCGACACTACGATCGGTGACGACGTGA